A single window of Solanum dulcamara chromosome 5, daSolDulc1.2, whole genome shotgun sequence DNA harbors:
- the LOC129888358 gene encoding uncharacterized protein LOC129888358, with amino-acid sequence MESIGSSSTPSDNHHHRHRHHLMPTQPLADRIIRAVSHHLRLLHHYDTTFFILGATGNVYTVNLSTTPSCSCPDRTTPCKHILFVFIRVLGVSLDDICLLRRTLHPCELQRLLNLPISTESLANPNVRERFHQLFFQERSKCSPSKIEIENAVTCPVCLEEMNKEERVAACGSCRNPLHEECLMAWKRSNRRRWIRCVICRARWRDVRANSEQQDKYLNLSAYDDNMQVEDRLSHCGG; translated from the exons ATGGAATCCATTGGATCTAGTTCCACCCCTTCTGACAACCACCACCATCGTCATCGCCACCATTTGATGCCAACTCAACCACTAGCCGATAGAATCATCCGTGCAGTCAGCCACCATCTCCGCCTCCTCCATCATTACGACACCACTTTCTTTATCTTAGGCGCAACCGGAAATGTATACACTGTTAACCTCTCCACCACCCCATCATGCAGCTGCCCTGATCGAACCACCCCATGTAAACACATCCTATTCGTGTTCATCCGTGTATTGGGTGTCTCCCTTGATGACATCTGTCTTCTCCGGCGAACTCTCCATCCATGTGAGCTCCAACGCCTTCTCAACTTACCCATCTCAACTGAATCATTAGCAAACCCTAATGTTCGTGAAAG ATTCCACCAGTTATTTTTTCAAGAACGGTCAAAATGTTCACCGTCGAAAATAGAAATAGAGAATGCTGTAACATGTCCAGTGTGTTTGGAAGAAATGAACAAGGAAGAAAGAGTGGCAGCTTGTGGTAGTTGTAGGAATCCATTACATGAAGAATGTTTGATGGCATGGAAGAGAAGTAACAGAAGAAGATGGATTAGATGTGTGATATGCAGGGCAAGATGGAGGGATGTGAGGGCTAATTCTGAGCAACAAGACAAGTATTTGAATTTGTCTGCTTATGATGATAACATGCAAGTGGAAGATCGACTGAGCCATTGTGGGGGTTAG